A stretch of DNA from Drosophila virilis strain 15010-1051.87 chromosome 5, Dvir_AGI_RSII-ME, whole genome shotgun sequence:
GACTCTTTAGACTTGTGTTCTTCATGATTTGATCAGATTTCACTGCTATGCAAAATCTgagaaaagttcttaaaaAGATTAGTTTCTTATTGTAGCTCTATTTTTAGATGCCATGTAGTTTCAAAGGTTTTGAGGACATTCTCCCTTGTCTCAAGTTTGATTTCAATATGTTCTCGAAAATaagaattaaaacaaaatgtgttatAATCATAACTATGTGCACTTATCTCTTTCAAAGTATTATGAAACATAATccaaaatgcaatcaaatagatttaatataaattacaaattccTCAGGCTAGTTCGActgtataaatttaaaaacttgtGTATTTCAATAGTTCTAAACAATATGCAAACGAGAACGATTTTCGCTAGAACATCCGCTTTTGGGGTATACAAGGTGCAAATGTGTAGCTGCAGATTGTATGCTTGAGTTATTGGATGCCAAAAACAGCGCATCTTtaatttgtaaacaaatacaaattggaGTCAATGACACGTGCCGTTTTCAAGTAAATTCATGTATCTACATCGAGCGACGCACCAAAACCAGTTTATCGAAACGAAAGAACAATTGAAAACGCCTCGTTAAGCAATTAATATTCGCTGCTTGGTTCCCATTGTTTATCTTTTATAAGAAATTGTGTCTATGGATTTGGCATATTTACATTCATAAACAATTGAAAGTAGTCCGAGCACTCGCACCGAAGTCAAGCTGTTTGCAATCTGATTGACAGGTCAGTTGGCGGGGTGGAAAATGCACAGAACACGGCGTATAATCCTTACGGCAAACAGATGAGTACGAAAAACCAAACCGAACACGAATCAATTTTATAGAGATAATTGTAGTTATTCCCGCAACCGCTGCAAGTAAAAGTCAAGGAAAAACTCTTAAAGTTGAAACAGAATTCAGGAAGGCACAGTTACTATAACTTATATTTTGTTGAAGACTATGTTTTATGTGTATAGCAATTGGTTTTGTTCTCATTATCGGAGTGGATTTTcatatgttttgtttaattatcgTTTTGCTGTATATGCgctttaatttgaatattttatttacattttattttatttacgaCTTTCTCGTTTTCAAGTCAAATAACAGTTGCAATAAACAAGCATTCAACTTAATTGCTTACGTGGCTCATCATTATAATTTACAAGAAAATTTTACTTAAAACTATGTTTTGCAGTTTTTTATACtgattttgtattattttgttgttgttttttttttttaatttctttcttGACTGtgctttagtttatttttatttatttattatgctcatgttgctttgttttattttatgtttatttttactagtgagaatattgattgattagttttgtatacatgtatgtgtgtatatatatatcatcataatatatatatatatatatcgacttttctctatatatatatatataaatattttgtggttTTCAAATTTAGTTAATTTCTGTTCTGTTCGATTTTGTCGGGTGCTTTTCACTATGCGTCTTGCTGTTTtctcttgttttgtttttgtataaataaaaaatataataattttgtttcgCTTCGAATAATACATGCCATACATTGAAATACGTTGGATTCTGATTATGATTCTCATAATTTATGATTAGACGTTAACCACGTTAGGCCCTCGTAGAGGCCATCGCCGCTTGTGGCACATGATGGCTGGACATACCAATTGCGATCTCTTATTCTAGTTAAACCTAGTTTTTCCTGGATTTCATGCGGTTTCATTGCTGCAACAAGAATAAACAACTATCGTTAACAATTCATTTGAATATTCTCAAAGCGTATTTACCATCGGCTAGATCCTGTTTATTAGCAAATATCAGTATAATGGCGTCCCGCATCTCTCTATCATTAATTATCCTATGCAGTTCAGTGCGCGCCTCATCTATTCTATCTCGATCAGCACAGTCCACAACGAATATCAGACCCTGTGTGCCTGTACCAAGTCAAATTTGGAGAGGATACATGTTAATATGAATGTTTTGCGGGCTCCATGCTGAATGCTTGCCTGTATAGTAATGCCGCCAAAGCGGTCGAATTTTGTCCTGCCCGCCAACATCCCAGACATTGAACTTGACATTCTTGTACGTCACAGTTTCCACGTTAAAACCCACCGTGGGTATCGTTGTAACCGATTGACCCAGTTTCAGTTTATAGAGGATCGCTGCGAAAACGTttcaatatacataaaaattatataaataacgaTTTAGATAAGCATTGACCACTCActtgttttgccagcagcgTCCAAGCCGAGCATAAGAATTCGCATTTCTTTGTTGCCGAAAATTTTTGATAATAGCTTTCCCATGATGATGTGTCATCCATTAAACGCTGGCCAAACTGaaaccaaacaaaatgcatattaatatatgtatatatatgcatccaTCTAGATATATATTAAGCTTTACAGAAGTTGCTGGCAAATTTTATGATAATGTCATTGTAATGCTATAACTGCCACAGACTCAGGGCAAGTTATCGTATcaattttgtgtgttgtgtgtgatATAAGCATGCCGCTACaaggcgcgcacacacacgcatacacacgtacagcatacgcacacatacagcaTAATGCGTCAACGGAAGTTAAGAGCattattttgcataataatTCAACTTACATTGTGGTgtgtgcacaacaacaacaacaacaacaataataaaaagcgaCTACAACAATGTTAAGTTCAGAGAGAATTTATCgctgccacacacaaacacacatacacacacaggcacgcacacatgcatacttGTACAAACAACTCAAGTACAATTGGGCATACGCATACAGCACATAAACGAATGatcataaattaaacaaaaattatctCAATGGGCCAGCCAATTGAGCGCAGTACGCTGGCCATGCAAAGTCAGCTGCATAGCCGGCCTGGCACGTCCCGTGCTCCTGATGATCCTGGGCAGTCCAAAACGCTGTTGCCTTGTGCCTTGGCTGGGGCTGAGCGTGTGTTTGCTCGCCGAACACGTCACATACACGCCCGattctcgcacacacacacactcagagaCACGCATACACACCCAAAATTCTAGACGACGACAACCAAGTGTTGGTGAAGATTACGCTGCTCTACGTTCGACGCGCGCCTTGGCTGGGCTTTACCATTAAGCGTTAACACGTCGCGTTCGAATTGTGCATACAATgcatttgcttaaaaaacaaaaaactactaaatgttaataaactataacaacaacaaattttgcaCTAATCTTCTCATATTTGTATGCGCTgaatgtttttcttgtttttacaGTGTTgccacaaccacacacacacacacacagagacatcACTCTTGGTGTGTACACACTGGCACTTATCGGT
This window harbors:
- the Arf6 gene encoding ADP-ribosylation factor 6, which produces MGKLLSKIFGNKEMRILMLGLDAAGKTTILYKLKLGQSVTTIPTVGFNVETVTYKNVKFNVWDVGGQDKIRPLWRHYYTGTQGLIFVVDCADRDRIDEARTELHRIINDREMRDAIILIFANKQDLADAMKPHEIQEKLGLTRIRDRNWYVQPSCATSGDGLYEGLTWLTSNHKL